A genomic segment from Desulfonatronum lacustre DSM 10312 encodes:
- a CDS encoding pyrimidine 5'-nucleotidase gives MDTFIFDLDNTLYPASNSLFPLIDARINQYMHERAGIPEEQVDALRRLYWREYGLTMVGLAKHHGVDPEDYLEYVHDVDVAAVLRPCPELALALAALPGVKVVLTNGSLAHAQRVLKVLGLREVFTEIFDVRLAAYRPKPYPEPYRETLRRLGVPGSRCVMVEDMAVNLKTAKEFGMATVLIDPGNGPGNGEAYVDVRIDDVTLFPDAYARFARGKKKAG, from the coding sequence ATGGATACGTTCATCTTCGATCTGGACAACACCCTCTATCCGGCGTCGAACTCGTTATTTCCGCTGATCGACGCCCGGATCAACCAATACATGCACGAACGGGCCGGTATTCCTGAAGAACAGGTGGACGCGCTGCGCCGCCTGTATTGGCGGGAATACGGGCTGACCATGGTCGGTCTGGCCAAGCACCACGGCGTGGACCCGGAAGACTACCTGGAATACGTCCACGACGTGGACGTGGCCGCGGTCCTGCGGCCTTGCCCGGAGTTGGCCTTGGCCCTGGCGGCCCTGCCCGGTGTCAAGGTCGTCCTGACCAACGGTTCGCTGGCCCATGCCCAGCGAGTTCTGAAGGTTCTGGGGCTCCGGGAGGTGTTTACCGAAATATTCGACGTCCGGCTGGCGGCCTACCGGCCCAAGCCCTACCCCGAACCGTACCGGGAAACGCTGCGTCGACTCGGCGTCCCGGGATCGCGGTGCGTGATGGTGGAGGACATGGCCGTGAACCTGAAGACGGCCAAGGAATTCGGCATGGCCACGGTGCTCATTGACCCAGGCAATGGGCCGGGCAACGGCGAGGCGTACGTGGATGTGCGTATTGATGACGTGACCTTGTTTCCGGACGCTTATGCACGATTTGCGCGGGGAAAGAAAAAGGCGGGCTGA
- a CDS encoding transglycosylase SLT domain-containing protein, whose protein sequence is MRMPRLTLHVLFAVAALFIWLSPAQAASVEEQRRLFLQAEEALRKGQRQAYLGLLPRLDGYPLTPYLTATDLERRLGSGSTAEVRAFLKAYGDIPASDSLRRKWLRELAKQARWADFLQDYTPQTNEDLLCLYGQALLGAGKTGPAMEHAREMWLSGTSRPKSCDPLFAAWRGKNLLSPELVAERIRLAMNGGQAGLARYLTRYLPPEERPWVEYWCKVDESPGLVLERNWSGVRSDFALPVLAHGMRKLTRVDATRTAGDWDRLRLRNGLERERFADIEVDIALFMSLRFEDGAVERIGALPVDLRSDRLREWGVRAALRQQDWSAVLTKVDGLTKGQQQEPRWRYWRARALEQTGWAEQALALYNNLASETHYFGMLAADRLGQPYKVEHQPVAVTAEMLNTAKQDIGLRRAVEFFALKRYGPGRSEWQRALPRLDEGVKLAAAIWARDIGWHDRAITAVVAARHDTDLEIRFPLPYSSQIMAQSTAKNLNPAWVYGVMRQESLFMEDVGSSAGALGLMQIMPQTGQRIAGWHGERLSSSRLLLQPERNIRFGTTYLRRQLDDLQDHYALATAAYNAGQHRVKGWLPQGVELPADIWVETIPFNETRNYVERVLSYTAIYEHRLGQPLTRVSHRLPPVQPWDGGTRVAESGY, encoded by the coding sequence ATGCGCATGCCGCGATTGACGCTCCACGTCTTGTTTGCCGTGGCCGCTCTGTTTATCTGGCTTAGTCCCGCCCAAGCCGCTTCCGTGGAAGAACAGCGAAGATTGTTTCTCCAGGCCGAGGAGGCGTTGCGCAAAGGGCAGCGTCAAGCCTATCTGGGCCTATTGCCTCGCCTCGACGGCTACCCGTTGACGCCCTATCTGACCGCCACTGACCTGGAGCGAAGGCTCGGGTCCGGATCGACAGCGGAGGTCCGGGCTTTTTTGAAGGCCTACGGCGACATTCCGGCATCGGATTCCCTGCGTCGGAAGTGGCTGCGTGAGCTGGCCAAACAGGCTCGCTGGGCGGATTTTCTTCAGGACTATACTCCCCAGACCAACGAGGACCTTCTGTGCCTCTACGGTCAGGCCTTGCTGGGGGCCGGAAAGACCGGCCCGGCCATGGAGCATGCCAGGGAGATGTGGCTTTCCGGCACATCCCGTCCCAAAAGCTGCGACCCGCTCTTCGCGGCATGGAGAGGTAAGAATCTTCTGAGCCCGGAACTGGTGGCGGAACGGATTCGGCTGGCCATGAACGGGGGACAGGCAGGGCTGGCCCGGTATTTGACCCGGTATCTCCCCCCGGAAGAGCGCCCCTGGGTGGAGTACTGGTGCAAGGTGGACGAGAGCCCCGGTTTGGTGCTGGAGCGCAACTGGAGCGGCGTCCGAAGTGATTTCGCCCTCCCGGTGCTGGCTCACGGCATGCGCAAATTGACCCGCGTTGACGCTACCCGGACAGCCGGGGATTGGGACCGGCTCCGCTTGCGGAACGGTCTGGAACGGGAGCGATTCGCCGATATAGAAGTGGATATTGCCTTGTTCATGAGCCTGCGTTTCGAGGACGGGGCCGTGGAGCGGATCGGGGCTCTTCCAGTGGACCTGAGAAGTGATCGGTTGCGGGAGTGGGGTGTTCGGGCGGCCTTGCGCCAACAGGACTGGTCGGCGGTACTGACCAAGGTGGACGGGTTGACCAAAGGCCAGCAACAAGAACCGCGCTGGCGCTATTGGCGGGCCCGGGCCTTGGAGCAGACCGGCTGGGCTGAACAAGCCCTGGCCCTGTACAATAATTTGGCCAGTGAGACGCACTATTTCGGCATGCTTGCCGCGGACCGTCTCGGACAGCCCTACAAGGTGGAACACCAGCCCGTGGCCGTGACCGCGGAGATGCTGAACACTGCCAAGCAAGATATTGGCCTACGCCGGGCCGTGGAATTTTTCGCCCTGAAGCGCTACGGCCCGGGGCGCAGCGAATGGCAACGGGCGCTGCCCCGGCTGGATGAAGGCGTTAAGTTGGCCGCGGCCATCTGGGCCAGGGATATTGGGTGGCACGATCGGGCCATCACGGCCGTCGTGGCCGCGCGTCACGATACGGACTTGGAAATCCGCTTCCCCCTGCCCTATTCATCCCAGATCATGGCCCAGAGTACGGCCAAAAACCTCAATCCGGCCTGGGTCTACGGTGTGATGCGCCAGGAGAGCCTGTTCATGGAAGACGTGGGCTCGTCCGCCGGCGCCCTGGGGCTGATGCAGATCATGCCCCAGACCGGCCAACGCATTGCCGGATGGCACGGAGAACGGCTTTCCAGCTCCCGGCTGCTGCTCCAGCCCGAGCGGAACATCCGCTTCGGAACCACGTATCTGCGTCGCCAGTTGGATGATCTCCAGGACCATTACGCCCTGGCCACCGCCGCCTACAATGCCGGTCAACACCGGGTCAAAGGCTGGCTGCCTCAGGGCGTTGAACTCCCCGCGGACATCTGGGTGGAGACCATCCCGTTCAACGAAACCCGCAACTACGTGGAACGCGTCCTGTCCTACACCGCCATCTACGAACACCGCCTCGGCCAACCGTTGACCCGGGTCAGTCACCGCCTCCCCCCGGTCCAGCCCTGGGACGGGGGAACTCGGGTGGCGGAAAGCGGGTATTGA
- a CDS encoding DUF1902 domain-containing protein, protein MMGNYTVRAFWDSEAGVWVAESDDVPGLVTEAETMELLVEKLHGLIPELLEENGVLTAGIRREIPFCIYGQRMETLAYG, encoded by the coding sequence ATGATGGGAAACTACACGGTCAGGGCGTTTTGGGATTCGGAGGCCGGGGTCTGGGTGGCGGAAAGCGACGATGTCCCTGGATTGGTCACTGAAGCGGAGACCATGGAACTCCTGGTTGAAAAACTCCATGGTCTCATTCCGGAGCTTCTGGAGGAAAATGGAGTCCTGACCGCTGGGATACGTCGGGAAATTCCGTTTTGCATTTACGGCCAACGCATGGAAACATTGGCATATGGCTGA
- a CDS encoding type II toxin-antitoxin system HicA family toxin, whose translation MADFAESVRRVLTKAGCFLIRQGKGDHEIWYSPISHTRFPVDGKIKSRHTANGILRQAGLPKQF comes from the coding sequence ATGGCTGACTTTGCCGAAAGCGTGCGACGTGTTTTGACCAAGGCGGGCTGTTTTCTTATCCGCCAGGGCAAGGGGGACCATGAAATTTGGTACAGCCCGATTTCTCATACCCGATTTCCCGTGGATGGGAAAATCAAGTCGCGTCACACAGCCAATGGCATTCTGAGACAGGCAGGATTACCGAAACAGTTTTAG